The Dermacentor silvarum isolate Dsil-2018 chromosome 11, BIME_Dsil_1.4, whole genome shotgun sequence region TGAATTCGCAGTTTCTCGGCACGGAAGCCGTTTTGCGATTGCAGCCGTCACGGTGTCGTCTctcctgccgcggtggctcagcgctGTACAGCCAAGCCCTCATTCTCATCCATTTTCAATGTCAATTTTCAGTCTCAGATCCTGGAAGCAGTGTGGACGATCTACAGCAGCATGGAGCCACGGGACCAAGCCAGAGGACCAGCCGCCGCAGTAAGCCCATTTACCGCTAATTTTCATATGACGTATCTAATTGTGGTTTTAACTTTTTCAGGTGCAGCTTGCGAATGGACGGAGGGCGAAACGAAATTGATGCTTGATTATTATGAGCAATATTTCCCCCAGGTGGGACCCATGAAgaaatttagaaataaaaaggaaatgttTGGCCGCATCGCGGAAACCCTCAATAAAACAATGGGCATAACGAGGACCGGAGAACAATGCTGCAGTCGCTCTAAGACTGTAATTAGGCGCAAAACGTCTGCAACTACCCAAAATAAGATGTCGGGAAATTCTCCCAGCGATGTGCCATACGACGAGGAGCTGGCCAAGATAGCTGCTCTAACCGACAGCGTTGAACCAGAGGTGTTGCGAGATGGCTACGGCGTTGTGTCTAGAAGAGATACTGGGAGTGTGTCCAGCAAAAAAGGTACTTATAGTTCGTCACAGGAGGCGGAGGAGACGCCGGATGGATCACAAATTGATGAAGAATGCTCGCAGAGTACTCAGAGTCGTCGACAGGGCAGACAAACACCGCTGAAAGACAAAAAACCAGGTCCCCGCGTGTTTCCACATCAAGACTGCAAGATATGAAATTTTTTCTTGAAGAAATGAAGGAGCTGCATGCGCAGAAGGAAGCACAGAGAGCAGCACGAcacgaggaaagaaaaaagcagaaagaagaaAGCCGGGAAGAGAAGGCGAGACAGCACAAGGAGAAAATGGCAATGCTGAGCCGTCTCCTTGGAATAACTGCGGCGAgtgaaagagaaaataaataaactgatTTTATTAAGCACTTGTTTGTTCACTTCCATATAAACTTGCGGAAAAAACAAAAGACAAAATGTGCGTATCGGCAGACTTCGCCGCCTTGCCGCCGTGGTTGTGTGTCGGGCACATCGGAGAAGAAGCGAAGCCTGTTATCAATTCATTGGCAACACGTCGAGGCAGCCTGAAGTGCCTCCGGAACTGCATTTCACCAGCAAAAGCAAAGAGTGTTAAAATGCGAATTTCCGAAA contains the following coding sequences:
- the LOC125941359 gene encoding uncharacterized protein LOC125941359, with protein sequence MEVTPRASVLLLSMVNRARTDAEVSDPGSSVDDLQQHGATGPSQRTSRRSAACEWTEGETKLMLDYYEQYFPQVGPMKKFRNKKEMFGRIAETLNKTMGITRTGEQCCSRSKTRCAIRRGAGQDSCSNRQR